In Mammaliicoccus sp. Marseille-Q6498, the genomic stretch TTTGCAATGAATACAGACGCGCCAATTAATACCGGAGATGCTGCTATTAATCCAGTGGTACTTACGGTAATATCTAATAGTCTTTTTAACATGCCAATTCAACTCCTCACAAACGAATTAAGCTATACTACTTATTTTTCAAATCATTTACACTGTTATCAAATACATTAATTTGTTTTTCAACAACTAAATTTTCATCATAAAGATTAAGTGCTCTTTGTAATCCGTATTCTTTAAACTCCGACAATCTTTCTGGATTAGCTGCCAATGAATCGATATATTTTGCAATCTCATTTGGTGAATTTAAATTTACTAAGTATCCGTTTTCTCCGGATACTACTTCTTCCCTAGAGCCTCTGATATTTGTCGCAATGATTGCATTTTTCATAGCCATTGCTTCAATAATTGATCTAGGCATTCCTTCTCTATATGAAGGTAAGCAATAAATATCACTTAAGTACAAATATTCGTTTATATTCGAAATTTGGCCGGTAAATATTATATTTTCATTCTTTTTAAAATTGTTTACAATATCGATAGCATCTTTATCTCTTTCACTATCAGGTAAATCACCAATTATTATGAATTTAATATTTTTATTAACAACCTTTTCATAAGCATTCAATAAATCAATAATACCTTTTTCTTTCACTAATCTACCTACAAAAGAAACAACTATATTTGAATCTGTAATATTATGTTTTTCTTTTATTGCTTTTATGTGATTTGTATTTATTTGGTTATAGTTAAATTTATTATTGACGTCTATTCCATTACTAATATGCAAATAATTTTCTTTCTTGTTCTTAGATAAAAAGTTATTTTTTTTAGCTACTTCAAAATCTTCTTCACTTTGTGTAAATATATAATCTGTAAATAATCTTCCAATATATTTTTCAATATTAAAATATATTTTATACGCTTTGGTAGACATACCTTCATGGAAATAAAACCCATGCGCAGTATATATTACTACTGGTACTTTAGCTAATTTAGCTGCAATTCTGCCAAGAACAGAAGCTACTGGCGTATGTACATGAACAATATCAGGTTTTAACATCTTAAAGAGTTTAGCCATTAATAAAATCGACTTTATATTGGATAGTGGGTTTATTTGTCTTTCTATAGGTATATTATGAAAATACACACCTTGGTCTTTTATTTCTTGAACATTTGGACCTGAAGTTGATACACAATGTACCTCTATACCTTGTTCTATACACTTTTGATTCAAATTTTTTAATAGTTTAACATGTGTCATATCTATTGCAGCAATTTGAATAACCTTCATATTATAATCTCCAAACTGATTGATCAGCTTTTAAATCGTTATTGTCAATAATTCCTTTAATATCAATTACTACGCCATTATCGCTTAATAAGTTTAAGTAGTCTTTTTTATTGTCTACATATTCATTATGTGATACTCCGAAAATCACAGCATCTGTTTTATTTAAATCATTTTTATCTTTTAAATCTATATCATATAAACTTTTAGCAGTACCTTTATCTGCTTCAACGTCATTAACATCAACATTTATACCATACTCTTCTAGTTCACGAACTATATCTATAACTTTAGTATTTCTAAGGTCAGGACAGTTTTCTTTGAAAGTAAGACCTAATAAATTAATAGTCAAACCTTGTACTTCAATACCTTTTTTCAATAATTCTTTTATAACATTTGTAGCAACATGTTTAGACATATTGTCATTAATTCTTCTACCAGCTAAGATAACTTCAGGATGATGTCCTAATTCTTGTGCTTTATGAGTTAAGTAATATGGATCTACACCAATACAATGTCCACCAACTAAACCTGGTTTAAAGTTTAAGAAATTCCATTTTGTGCCTGATGCTTCTAATACTTCTGTTGTATCAATGCCAACTTTATCAAATATAATTGCTATTTCATTCATTAACGCGATATTCACATCACGTTGCGTATTTTCAATAACTTTAGCTGCTTCTGCAACTTTAATAGAAGACGCCTTATGAACGCCCGCTTTAACAACAGAACTATAAACTTCTGCTACTACATCAAGAACTTCTGGTGTTTGTCCTGAAACAACTTTAGTAATCGTTTCAAAAGTGTGGACTTTATCTCCAGGATTAATACGCTCAGGTGAATACCCAACAAAGAAATCTTCGCCATTTTTTAAATTAGAAAACTTTTCAAGTACAGGTACACAATCTTCTTCAGTTGCACCAGGATATACTGTTGATTCATAAACAACAATAGTATCTTTAGTTAATACTTTACCTACAGTTTCACTTGCTTTAATTAAAGGAGTTAGATCAGGTTGATTATTCTTATTTATAGGTGTAGGAACTGCAACAATAATAAAATCTACTTTGCTAAGTTCCTCTGGGTTACTTGTGAATTTTACTTTACTTGATTTCAAATTCTCATCAGATACTTCATTTGTACGATCGTACCCATCTATTAACTCTTTAACTCTCGATTCATTAATATCAAATCCTACTACCTCTTGTTCTTTACCAAATGCAACTGCAACTGGTAGACCTACATAACCTAATCCTACGACAGCTATTTTTCTATTCATGTCATAATCTCCCTTTTATTTTTAATTTGTTTTTATTTTTATTTTTTATAATAATCTAAATACCAATCAACAAACTTATTTACACCATCTTGTATTGTTGTTTCTGGTTTGAAATCAATATTATTGAATAAATCATCTACATTAGCATAAGTTTCAGGTACATCACCTGGTTGTAAATCCATATAATTCTTTTTAGCTTCTTTGCCTAATTTATTTTCAATTGCTTCAACAAATTCCATTAATCTAACGGGATTGTTATTACCTATATTGTAAATTTTATAAGGTGCGTAAGAAGAACTTGGATCTGGATTATCTCCGCTCCATTCTGGATTAGGTTGAGCTGGTTTTTTAACTAATCTACTAATAGCTTCAACAATATCGTCTACGTAAGTGAAATCTCTCATCATTTTTCCGTGATTATATACGTCAATTGCTTCATCGTTAACAATTGCTTTTGTAAATTTAAATAGTGCCATATCTGGTCTACCCCATGGTCCATATACTGTAAAGAATCTTAAACCTGTTGTTGGTAAATCATATAAATGACTATATGTGTGAGCCATTAATTCATTTGATTTCTTTGTAGCAGCATACAAACTTAAAGGATGGTCTATATTATCTGATGTTGAGAATGGTTTTGAAGTGTTGGCACCATATACAGAACTTGAAGATGCATAAATTAAATGTTCAATTTTATGATGTCTAGAACATTCAAGTATATTTGTAAAACCAACAATATTTGAATCGATATATGCTTTAGGATTTTCTAAACTATATCTAACACCCGCTTGTGCTGCTAAATTAACAACTACTTGAGGTTTTTCTGCTTTGAAAATTTCATCCATTTTTTCATAATCTTCTAAATCAATTTTGTAAAAGTTGAAATTTTCAGTTCCAATAGACTTCAAACGGTCTTCTTTAATAGTCACATCATAGTAATCATTAATATTATCGATTCCTACTACCTCATGATTTTGACTGATTAGTTTTTTTGATAAATGTGATCCAATAAAACCTGCTGTACCTGTAATTAATATTTTCATTTTTATATCTCCTTTATTTTTTTTATTGGTACGCCAACATAAAGTGAATTTTCCTCTGTTTTCTTATTCACTACGGCGCCTGCACCAATTACATTACGTTTTTCAATTACACTGGATCCTAATACTCTTACTCCAGCTGCTATCCAAACATCTTCTTTTATAATGATTCTTTTTTTAGAAACTTTGTTGTATTTAATTGGTGTATCGTAATCATCCCAAGTATGATCTGAAGATATAATAGTACAATGATTTGCGATTGAAACATTGTCACCAATAGTAATTTCACCATATGCATCGATATAATTATAAGCATGAATACTCACATTATTACCTACAGATAAATTTTTAACATTTTTCAGCGTTACGAACTTACCAATAAACACGTTATGCCCAACATATTTAGCATATTTCTTTAGATATAGATATCTGAATAAAATAGGTATTAATCCTTCACTAGTACTAGTAACATCCCAAATTATATTTAATACAATTTTTGGAATTATGTTGATAGGTAATTGTAAAATTCGAATCATTTTTTTTAGTATGCTTTTTTTATTCATTGTATCCTCCTTTTAAAATAAAAATATAAGATAGTAGATGGGGGTAATAATATAATAGAAAATAATCTATCAAAAATACCGTCGAATTTGTGTTTGTTATTTAATCCTGTTTGTAACCATGAAATATCATATAACATTATATTTTTTATTTTTTCTTTAAAATTTGGTAATTGCTTATGTACAAATTTTCTGTACTCACAATAATTCTCTGATGAGACATAATATTGTTTTTTAATACTATTTGTTAGACCATCGGATAAATATTCTACAAATTTTAAAGGTTTATTAATAAGTTTAAAATTATATTTTCTACTATATTCAAATAATTGATATGAAGGAGGCATGTGTCTAGATTTTCCGTGTTGTGGAAATGTCATATCTTTAATTAGTTGTGTTTTAAACACATAACATTTATCACCTTTAACATTATGCTTATAACGTAAATCAACCCAGTTCACTTTATCTAGAGAAGGTAATTTTTCACCTACAACTGTGCCATCTTGATAAGTATCCAATGCTATAAATCCATTTAAAGTTTCATCATTTTGAAATTGATTTATCATAAAATCAACTGCATCATCATAAAACCAGTCATCGCTATCTAGACATGTAAAAATTTCTCCACTAGCTTTATATAATCCAACATTTGTTGCAACGTGTTTACCTGAATTACTTTGCTTTATATAGTTAATTTCAAATGAAGTTGTTTCTAAATTTTTTATATAATCTTCAGTGCCGTCTGTAGATCCATCATCAACAATTAACCATTCAAATTGCTTATTTGTTTGTGATAATAAAGAATTATATAGTCTTTCCAAAGTGGCTTTTCTATTATAAGTTGGAGTAAATATTGTTAACTTCATATTATTCCTTTCCTATTTCAATAATAGTTTTTAAAAATTCATTACCTTTATCTACAGTAACTGGTTTGTTCACCTTAATATTGTTTATCAAAGAATTTACTAATAATGGATTCTCTACTAGTTCAGCAATTTTTTGAGAAATCGTCTTACCATCCATTTCTACGATAAAACCATTAACACCATCATCAATTTGTTCATAGACAGTTTCAAAATTTGTTGCAATTACAGGTTTTTCATAATGTAATGCTTCATCTATAGTATTTGATTTGCCTTCAAATCTAGAAGGGTGTACTAAGAAATCCATTTTCTCTAAAATATTCCCAGTATTAAATACAAAACCAACAGGAATAACTATACTTTCTAATTTATTATCTTTAATCTCTTGATCAAGCCAATTATTTAGTTTTCCCGTACCAATTACATACCATGTAACTGGTACATTTTTTTCTTTTAATATTTTAGAAGCATCAATTAACAAATCTAAACCTTTACCATTATCTAATCGACATATAGTACATATATTTACGGTATTAGGATTTAAATCGAATGGTTCAGTATTTAAATTTTCATACAACTTAATTGGCAAACTATTATAAAAAACTTTCGGAGATATATTAAATATGTTTTTAAAAATATCTGCACACAAGTTTGAAACAGCTAACATTCCGTCAACTTTATCAAAATATTTTGCATCAATATTAAGATCTCTTTTCAAAACTCTATAGTCTGTTCTAATCCACCCAATTTTCTTTTTAGCTTCTATATAATCAACAATATAATATATTGAGTGGCCACCAGAAACACCAATAGCATAATCATATTGTTTTTTATTTCCTTCGCTTTTCCATTTATTATTAATCCAAAAAGATTGTTTTGCTTGAACATTTTTTTGTAATTTCAACATACTTTTAAATAAGAATAAGATGACCTTCAAATTCAATTTTGGATGCAAGAAATTCTTAAACATGTTTTTAAACAAATTTTCTTTTGATAACATTAATAAAGAAAATTTTGATGGAATTTTTATGACATTGACATAACTAGGAAGATATTTAACTAGAGCATCTTGATTATTTAAAATAGTCAAATCTACTTCCACATCTTTATCTTCTAATTCATAAAGTAAATTCAACAAACTTTTTTGAGGACCACCAAAATTAAAATTATTTACTACGAATAAAATTTTCATATCTTCACACCTTTTGCAGGAATACCTACTACAGTTGTATTTTCAGCAACGTCATCTAATACTAAAGACATG encodes the following:
- a CDS encoding glycosyltransferase family 4 protein, whose amino-acid sequence is MKVIQIAAIDMTHVKLLKNLNQKCIEQGIEVHCVSTSGPNVQEIKDQGVYFHNIPIERQINPLSNIKSILLMAKLFKMLKPDIVHVHTPVASVLGRIAAKLAKVPVVIYTAHGFYFHEGMSTKAYKIYFNIEKYIGRLFTDYIFTQSEEDFEVAKKNNFLSKNKKENYLHISNGIDVNNKFNYNQINTNHIKAIKEKHNITDSNIVVSFVGRLVKEKGIIDLLNAYEKVVNKNIKFIIIGDLPDSERDKDAIDIVNNFKKNENIIFTGQISNINEYLYLSDIYCLPSYREGMPRSIIEAMAMKNAIIATNIRGSREEVVSGENGYLVNLNSPNEIAKYIDSLAANPERLSEFKEYGLQRALNLYDENLVVEKQINVFDNSVNDLKNK
- a CDS encoding nucleotide sugar dehydrogenase, which encodes MNRKIAVVGLGYVGLPVAVAFGKEQEVVGFDINESRVKELIDGYDRTNEVSDENLKSSKVKFTSNPEELSKVDFIIVAVPTPINKNNQPDLTPLIKASETVGKVLTKDTIVVYESTVYPGATEEDCVPVLEKFSNLKNGEDFFVGYSPERINPGDKVHTFETITKVVSGQTPEVLDVVAEVYSSVVKAGVHKASSIKVAEAAKVIENTQRDVNIALMNEIAIIFDKVGIDTTEVLEASGTKWNFLNFKPGLVGGHCIGVDPYYLTHKAQELGHHPEVILAGRRINDNMSKHVATNVIKELLKKGIEVQGLTINLLGLTFKENCPDLRNTKVIDIVRELEEYGINVDVNDVEADKGTAKSLYDIDLKDKNDLNKTDAVIFGVSHNEYVDNKKDYLNLLSDNGVVIDIKGIIDNNDLKADQSVWRL
- a CDS encoding NAD-dependent epimerase, which produces MKILITGTAGFIGSHLSKKLISQNHEVVGIDNINDYYDVTIKEDRLKSIGTENFNFYKIDLEDYEKMDEIFKAEKPQVVVNLAAQAGVRYSLENPKAYIDSNIVGFTNILECSRHHKIEHLIYASSSSVYGANTSKPFSTSDNIDHPLSLYAATKKSNELMAHTYSHLYDLPTTGLRFFTVYGPWGRPDMALFKFTKAIVNDEAIDVYNHGKMMRDFTYVDDIVEAISRLVKKPAQPNPEWSGDNPDPSSSYAPYKIYNIGNNNPVRLMEFVEAIENKLGKEAKKNYMDLQPGDVPETYANVDDLFNNIDFKPETTIQDGVNKFVDWYLDYYKK
- a CDS encoding acyltransferase, translated to MNKKSILKKMIRILQLPINIIPKIVLNIIWDVTSTSEGLIPILFRYLYLKKYAKYVGHNVFIGKFVTLKNVKNLSVGNNVSIHAYNYIDAYGEITIGDNVSIANHCTIISSDHTWDDYDTPIKYNKVSKKRIIIKEDVWIAAGVRVLGSSVIEKRNVIGAGAVVNKKTEENSLYVGVPIKKIKEI
- a CDS encoding glycosyltransferase family 2 protein, producing MKLTIFTPTYNRKATLERLYNSLLSQTNKQFEWLIVDDGSTDGTEDYIKNLETTSFEINYIKQSNSGKHVATNVGLYKASGEIFTCLDSDDWFYDDAVDFMINQFQNDETLNGFIALDTYQDGTVVGEKLPSLDKVNWVDLRYKHNVKGDKCYVFKTQLIKDMTFPQHGKSRHMPPSYQLFEYSRKYNFKLINKPLKFVEYLSDGLTNSIKKQYYVSSENYCEYRKFVHKQLPNFKEKIKNIMLYDISWLQTGLNNKHKFDGIFDRLFSIILLPPSTILYFYFKRRIQ
- a CDS encoding glycosyltransferase, which translates into the protein MKILFVVNNFNFGGPQKSLLNLLYELEDKDVEVDLTILNNQDALVKYLPSYVNVIKIPSKFSLLMLSKENLFKNMFKNFLHPKLNLKVILFLFKSMLKLQKNVQAKQSFWINNKWKSEGNKKQYDYAIGVSGGHSIYYIVDYIEAKKKIGWIRTDYRVLKRDLNIDAKYFDKVDGMLAVSNLCADIFKNIFNISPKVFYNSLPIKLYENLNTEPFDLNPNTVNICTICRLDNGKGLDLLIDASKILKEKNVPVTWYVIGTGKLNNWLDQEIKDNKLESIVIPVGFVFNTGNILEKMDFLVHPSRFEGKSNTIDEALHYEKPVIATNFETVYEQIDDGVNGFIVEMDGKTISQKIAELVENPLLVNSLINNIKVNKPVTVDKGNEFLKTIIEIGKE